The Terriglobus roseus sequence TGGAGTTCACGCCGTCCAGCGGCGAAGAGTTGCAGACCGAATACTTCGTCGCTCGCAAGGACGGCTACAAGGCCATCCGGGCAGTTGAGAAGCTGCGTGACAGGATCACGCCACACCTGTTCATCACGGAGATCCGAACCATCGCGTCGGATGATCTGCCCATGAGCATGGCGCATGGGCGCGACTCGATGGCGATCCACTTCACGTGGAAGCCGGAAGAGCCTGTCGTACGCAAGTTACTACCGGAGATTGAAGCGGTCCTGAAGCCATTTGGTGTGCGTCCGCACTGGGGCAAGATCTTCGAGCTCGATCCGAAGTACCTGCGACAGCAGTACGCTTCCCTGCCAAGATTCCGTGCGCTTGCTCAGGAGTTTGATCCAGGCGGCAAGTTCCGCAACGCCTACCTCGAGCGAAACATCTTCGGAGCTTGAGGCCGGACAGAAGCAGAACCGGGTGCCCCATTCTTTGCGCAGCAAAGGGTGGGGTATCGCGCGTTTAGTGCGACCTTTGTCTCAATGCTTCTTCGCGCAAACGAAGACCCCACCCTTTCGCGATAAAGCCGCGAAAGAATGGGGCACACGACACGCTCTGAATCATCACCAGGTGCACTTACCGCGGAGGAGCAGCAGGCGCAGCGCCCGCTGGTCTCGGCGCAGGAACGGCACCCGGCGGCAGCGTTCCGCCTTCGGACAGGATCTTCATGTTGTCCAGCATTTTGGTGAAGCGCGTGCGGCGGTTCTTGAGGTCGGCCTCCCGTGCGGCTTCATCTGCCAGCATGCTGTTGTCAAAGAACAGCGTGTAGTTCAACTGCGTGGTGGTCGCGGTCAACGGCCGCGCCTCCAGGGTCCCGTGGTACATGTTGTACGCCGGTCCCACACGAACGGGCTGCGTGTACGTGTAGCTGTACTGCGTCTTACCCACGAGAATCTCGTTCCCAATCGAGCGGACCGTTCCGAAATCGCCATCACCCGACAGGATGGTGCAGCCAGGAATTCCCCATTCGCCGATGTCGCAGTACTTGCCGACACGAGCCCACACCTTGTCGACCGGCGCGTTGACTTCGATCGTCATGGGGATCGATACGTAGTTTGGATTCGGAACCATCAACGGTGTATCAGCTGGCAGAGGAATGGCCACAACCGCACCGGGTGCCAGCTTGCCGCCCTCGGCAAGTGTCTTCATGTTTGCCAGCCAGCCATTGAAGCGCTTGCGACGACTGGCGATCTCCGCAGCGCGGGCAGCATTGTCGGCCAGCAGGCTGTCGTCGTACAGCATCGTGTAGAACAAACGCGTGGTGGTTGGCGTCAGCGCGCGTGCTTCCAGGGTGCCGTGGTACAGGTTGTATTTCACCCCCTCGCGAACAGGCTGGGTGTAGGTGTAGCTGTACTGCGTCTTACCCACGAGAATCTCTCGAACAACCGAGCGAACAGTACCGAAGCCTCCGTCTCCCGAGAGGATCTTGCATTCCGGCAGGCCCCACTCCCCCAGGTCGCAATACTTGCCGACACGCGCCCAAACCTTATCGACAGGCGCGTTGACATCGATCTGCAGAGGAATCGAGACGTAGTGCGGCATTGGAGTCTGCAGTGGAGCCGGGCCCGGCCGGGCTGCAACCGGCGCTCCGCCTACAGCCGGAGCCGCTTGTTGCGCTATGGCAGAAGAGGCCAGCAGGCATGCGCCGGCAAAGAGAGCAAGGGTAGCTTTCATCATCGTTGGAATCCTGAGTGACTGCTTGAATTGCGGTATCGGCATACTACTCCGCGCAGCGCGCAAAGTCGTTGCAATGCTCGCTGAGGCTCGGCATTAGTGCGCGTTCTCATGGAGCGATCCACAGGTGCGCCTGGCCTCCTGTACCCGCGCCCGATTTGTGCTAAAGTCAAAGACAGCGCTGCGCAACGTTGGCAGCGTTGTTTGCTGTCTGGTGTCTGTTTTGGGCCGGTGCCTGTAGGGGCTGGTAGGCGGGCTGGCGTAGCTCAGCTGGTAGAGCATCTGATTTGTAATCAGAGGGTCGGGGGTTCAAGTCCCTTCGCCAGCTCCATCCGATCACAGAAGCAGTTAGCAACGATGTGCACAGGTGGCCGAGTGGTTAATGGCAGCAGACTGTAAATCTGCCCGTTTATGACGTACGGAGGTTCGAATCCTCCCCTGTGCACCACAAATTTTGTGGGGCACTCGAATTCTGAGTGGGGCGCCTGAGGTTGGGCGCAGGTAGCAAGCCGATGGATGGTCCGGGATCGCACCAGCGCATGGTTGTCGCCCTGCTGGTGATTGCAATCGCCGCCGTCGGTGTGTACTTCACAGTTGAGCCCGGGAAGTACCGGTCGCTGGCGTGGGTAGTGTTAGGTTTTTTCGCGTTTCGCGTCTGGATCGGTCGTATGCACCGGGAACGAGTGGAACGCGAGCAAAGCTGAGGGTATCCTTAGCAGAGAAGCTGATGGAACAGAGTTCGGGCAATCGCGCCTGAGTCATGTTCCGGAAGCACAGGCTGATGTAGCTCAGTGGCAGAGCACTCCCTTGGTAAGGGAGAGGTCGAGGGTTCAAGCCCCTCCATCAGCTCCAGTTTTCAACCTTCGGTTGTCGGAGGGCGTGGCTGTAGCCAGCGCAAAGCGGGCGGGAGTAACTCAGTGGTAGAGTGACAGCCTTCCAAGCTGTTCGTCGCCGGTTCGATCCCGGTCTCCCGCTCCAAAGATTTGGTTGTTTTGAGGTCGTAGAGCGAAGCATGTACGAGCAGGCCACAATCGCGGTAGAGAATCAGAGCGGCTTCGGTGCCGTGAAGTCGGCAATCGACGACTCATTTTCCAATGGCAAGGTCTCGGAGTTCCTCAAGTCGCTGGAGCGCAGCAAGCTGCGCATCCGTCACTTTGAAGAAGTCGCTGCAGCCGGCAAGCTTGGACCGCAGATCTCCGAAGCGTACAAGTCGCTGGGCGACGGCGACCAGGGCATGATCCGTGAGCACTACCTGTCTACGCTGGAGAAGGTTGATCCTGCGCTGCGACAGAAGTATCTGAAGGTCTACGCCTACTACTGAGGCTTCGGACCAATTCCCCCTGCAACACAAAAGTTTTCCTGGGCTTGGAGCCGCGCCGTGCGGCAGCCCGAACACGACCTTGAAACGCGAGCTTGCATTGGCAGCGGGCTCAAAACACCAGGAGAAACATCATGGGTAAGGAAAAGTTCGACCGGTCCAAGCCGCACGTAAATGTGGGTACGATTGGTCACATCGATCACGGCAAGACGACGCTGACGGCAGCGATCACGAAGGTTTTGTCGAAGCACAACCCGAAGAACTCTTTCCGTTCGTTTGACACGATCGACAACGCACCGGAAGAGCGCGAGCGCGGTATCACGATCGCGACGTCGCACGTTGAGTACGAGACGGCGAACCGTCACTATGCACACGTTGACTGCCCGGGCCACGCCGATTACATCAAGAACATGATCACGGGCGCAGCGCAGATGGACGGCGCGATTCTTGTGGTTGCAGCGACCGACGGCCCGATGCCCCAGACGAAGGAGCACGTTCTGCTCGCTCGCCAGGTTGGCGTGCCGTACATCGTTGTGTTCCTGAACAAGTGCGATGCCGTGGAAGACGCGGAACTGATCGACCTGGTCGAGATGGAAGTTCGCGAGCTGCTCAGCAAGTACGACTTCCCTGGCGATGACGTTCCCGTCATCCGTGGTTCGGCACTGGGTGCACTGAACGGCGAAGCACAGTGGGAAGCGAAGATCGACGAGTTGATGCAGGCAGTCGATGACAACGTTCCCCAGCCCGACCGCCTGGTCGACCTGCCGTTCCTGATGCCGATCGAAGATATCTTCTCGATCTCGGGTCGTGGAACCGTTGTGACCGGCCGTATCGAGCGTGGCAAGATCAAGGTCGGCGAGCCGGCCCAGATCGTTGGCTTCCGCGACACGCAGAACACGACTGTCACCGGCGTGGAGATGTTCAAGAAGCAGCTGGATGAGGGTCTCGCAGGCGACAACGCAGGTCTTCTGCTGCGCGGTACCGCGAAGGACGACGTGGAGCGCGGCATGGTTCTTGCCAAGCCGGGTTCGATCACGCCGCACACCACCTTCAAGGGCGAGATCTACGTCCTGAGCAAGGAAGAAGGCGGCCGTCACACCCCGTTCTTCGACGGCTACCGTCCGCAGTTCTACTTCCGCACCACCGACGTGACCGGATCGGCGAAGCTGCCGGCTGGTACCGAGATGGTGATGCCGGGCGACAACATCGCTCTGGAGATCACGCTGCACACGCCCGTCGCCATGGAAAAGGGCCTTCGCTTCGCCATCCGCGAAGGCGGTCGTACCGTCGGTGCAGGCACCATCTCCGAAATCATCAAGTAAGCACCGCGAAAACGATGCTTACGGGGTAGGCCCGGGCTTCAGCCCGGGCGCTGCCGATGAACTCGATAAGACAGAACAGAAGGGCCGCAGCGAAAGCTGCGGCCCTTTCGTTTTGGTAAGCCTTCCTGCATGATTCTCCACACATCCGCCAATCTTCTGTGGCATAACCACAGGAGCTATGGCATACTCATGTGGTTCAGCCACAGGAGTAAGGACGATGACTGAATCCAAACTGGATCTTCTACAAGGGACCCTCGATCTGATGGTGCTCAAGACACTCAGCACCATGGGTGCGCAGCACGGCTATGGGATCGCGCGCCGCATCGAGCAGGTGTCAAACAACGAGGTCTTGCTCAACCAGGGAACCATTTATGCGTCGTTGATCCGTCTGCAGCAACGGGGCTGGATTGACGCTTCCTGGGGTACATCGGACAACAATCGCAAGGCGAAGTTCTACACGATCACCCGGACAGGACAGAAGAAGCTCGAGACAGATACGGAATACTGGCTGCGTGTCTCGAACCTGATCACACGTGTTCTCGCGATCACACCGGATGGAGGCAAATAATGTCTCCACGCCTGCTGCTTGCCCGCCTGCTTGCCTTCTTCCAGAAAGCCAGACTTGATGCCGAGCTTGAGGGTGAGATCGCCGTTCATCTCGACATGGCTATCGAGGACAATCTGAGGCTGGGCCTGTCGCCACAGGAAGCCCGCCGGCAGGCCTTGATTCGTTTTGGCGGCACACAGCAGATCCGTGAGGAGCATCGCGGGGTGCGTGGTCTACCCTGGCTCGATGTCCTCCTCCAGGACCTGAGATATGGCTTTCGCACCCTTCGCCGCGATACGTCATTTTCGATCATCGCGGTATTGATCCTCGCTCTCGGGATAGGCGCAAACATCGTGGTGTTTTCCGTCGTCAACACCATCCTGCTGCGGCCTTTGCCGTTTCCCCAGGCAGACCGGCTTGTGCGTATTACCCCCAAAGCATCGAAATGCGGCGCGTCCTGCGCCACTTATTCGACGGATGCGGTCCAGGAGTTCCAGACACGCAACAAATCCTTCGCGGATGTGACTGGCTACGACGCCTTCACCTCGCCGGGGAATTGGAAGCTGACAGCCTCCGGCAGTCCTCTTCCCGTCACCGAGATCGACGTGATGGATAACTTCTTCCGCACGCTTGGAGTACAGCCGCAGATGGGCCGACTGACGTTCACGGCAGAGGAATCGCGCCCGGGAGGTCCCCCGGTGGCGATCCTCAGCCATGCCTTCTGGCAGCGGCAACTCAACGGCG is a genomic window containing:
- a CDS encoding PadR family transcriptional regulator; translation: MTESKLDLLQGTLDLMVLKTLSTMGAQHGYGIARRIEQVSNNEVLLNQGTIYASLIRLQQRGWIDASWGTSDNNRKAKFYTITRTGQKKLETDTEYWLRVSNLITRVLAITPDGGK
- the tuf gene encoding elongation factor Tu — translated: MGKEKFDRSKPHVNVGTIGHIDHGKTTLTAAITKVLSKHNPKNSFRSFDTIDNAPEERERGITIATSHVEYETANRHYAHVDCPGHADYIKNMITGAAQMDGAILVVAATDGPMPQTKEHVLLARQVGVPYIVVFLNKCDAVEDAELIDLVEMEVRELLSKYDFPGDDVPVIRGSALGALNGEAQWEAKIDELMQAVDDNVPQPDRLVDLPFLMPIEDIFSISGRGTVVTGRIERGKIKVGEPAQIVGFRDTQNTTVTGVEMFKKQLDEGLAGDNAGLLLRGTAKDDVERGMVLAKPGSITPHTTFKGEIYVLSKEEGGRHTPFFDGYRPQFYFRTTDVTGSAKLPAGTEMVMPGDNIALEITLHTPVAMEKGLRFAIREGGRTVGAGTISEIIK
- a CDS encoding SRPBCC family protein, encoding MMKATLALFAGACLLASSAIAQQAAPAVGGAPVAARPGPAPLQTPMPHYVSIPLQIDVNAPVDKVWARVGKYCDLGEWGLPECKILSGDGGFGTVRSVVREILVGKTQYSYTYTQPVREGVKYNLYHGTLEARALTPTTTRLFYTMLYDDSLLADNAARAAEIASRRKRFNGWLANMKTLAEGGKLAPGAVVAIPLPADTPLMVPNPNYVSIPMTIEVNAPVDKVWARVGKYCDIGEWGIPGCTILSGDGDFGTVRSIGNEILVGKTQYSYTYTQPVRVGPAYNMYHGTLEARPLTATTTQLNYTLFFDNSMLADEAAREADLKNRRTRFTKMLDNMKILSEGGTLPPGAVPAPRPAGAAPAAPPR